Proteins from one Impatiens glandulifera chromosome 2, dImpGla2.1, whole genome shotgun sequence genomic window:
- the LOC124927412 gene encoding putative E3 ubiquitin-protein ligase RING1a, which translates to MTVHKPHSSEQLHEDDSPSHQQSLRKQSRRDNTGVEVEGDDAEEEEELKDTVSEQQDSDGSRSSDDLARLPEWIPTDLLALRTYVQCPICLGIIKKTRTVMECLHRFCRACIDKSMRLGNNECPACRTHCASRRSLRDDPRFDAMIAALFQDIEKFEEEELAFHEEEVSRNKQIQESIAQIILRQSEAVPAKRRKNGKEVSTVTARSQRNYRHSYSRRKRKNRDTDLEGPDENEVENDHEGRKNSSSADDAGRETKWRRYNRRNIGTRPCSSAMDSDNICIDNDLEIGKESRGVSFTPFFSTEILGWGGAAARSKCLRSTRLAKLKGFLENSKVNDDKLDDVHLMLIPLDTKRMPCLKQPYLYCPPGLLVEHLNHYVARETDLQAEDVEILLVRKSSIFKDGQQGSRMENNGGGPSELLDLGDETTTTTTTTGLQALQGKDTIGELRNMSASDMSHLVLAYRETQSSNV; encoded by the exons ATGACAGTACACAAACCACATTCCTCCGAACAACTCCATGAAGACGACTCTCCTTCGCATCAACAGAGTCTTCGCAAGCAATCTCGACGGGACAACACAGGAGTTGAGGTTGAGGGAGACGacgcagaagaagaagaagaactgaAAGATACGGTTTCAGAACAACAAG ATTCCGACGGTAGCCGCTCATCCGACGACCTCGCAAGACTACCTGA ATGGATTCCTACCGATCTTCTTGCTCTTCGTACCTATGTCCAATGTCCAATATGTCTAG GTATTATTAAGAAAACTCGAACTGTGATGGAATGTCTACACAGATTTTGCAGGGCATGTATTGATAAGTCAATGCGTCTGGG TAACAATGAGTGTCCTGCTTGCCGCACACATTGTGCAAGTAGACGTTCTTTGAGAGATGATCCAAGATTTGATGCAATGATTGCGGCTTTATTTCAAGATATTGAGAAGTTTGAGGAAGAG GAGTTGGCATTTCATGAAGAAGAGGTGTCTCGCAATAAACAG ATTCAAGAGTCAATTGCTCAAATAATCCTGCGACAATCAGAAGCAGTTCCGGCTAAACGTAGGAAAAATGGTAAAGAGGTCTCCACAGTCACTGCAAGATCTCAACGCAATTATCGCCATTCTTACTCCAGAAGAAAACGGAAGAATCGTGACACAGACCTCGAAGGGCCTGATGAAAATGAGGTAGAAAATGACCATGAAGGGAGAAAAAACTCCTCATCAGCTGATGATGCGGGAAGAGAAACTAAGTGGAGAAGATACAATAGGAGAAATATTGGAACTCGGCCTTGTTCATCAGCTATGGATTCTGATAACATATGCATTGATAATGACTTGGAAATAGGCAAAGAAAGCAGAGGAGTTTCTTTCACTCCCTTCTTTAGTACAGAAATACTTGGTTGGGGTGGAGCTGCTGCTCGGAGCAAATGTCTTCGTTCCACTCGCTTAGCAAAGCTGAAAGGATTTCTTGAAAATTCTAAAGTAAATGACGATAAG TTAGACGATGTTCATCTTATGCTTATTCCCTTGGACACAAAAAGGATGCCATGCCTGAAGCAGCCATATCTTTATTGTCCACCTGGCTTATTGGTTGAACACCTTAATCAT TATGTTGCGAGAGAGACAGATTTGCAAGCTGAAGATGTTGAAATCCTCCTTGTGAGGAAATCCAGCATCTTTAAGGATGGTCAGCAAGGTAGCCGAATGGAAAACAATGGTGGCGGCCCATCTGAATTGCTTGATTTGGGCGatgaaacaacaacaacaacaacaacaaccggACTGCAGGCTTTACAAGGAAAAGACACAATAGGAGAACTTCGAAACATGTCTGCTTCGGACATGAGTCATCTG GTTTTGGCTTATAGGGAGACACAATCTTCTAATGTTTAa